The segment GCACAAACAGGCTCCCGGCGAGTGATTGGTAGCCCACGGTTCCGAGGGTGAGACCCACCAGGTCGGCCAGCACGCTGCGTTTGATCAACCGGGCGGTTTCACCTTTGCTGGGGTGCACGGGTCCATTGAGGGCCCGCCCGCAGCGCACGATCAGGCCGCTCTGCCAGATCGACCAGAGCAGCACCACAAATGCCAGGCTCGTGAGCGACAGGCCAGGGCCCAGGCCCAGGGCTTTGTCGGCGCGGGCTGCGATCTGGCCCCCGATGTTGTTGAACAGCAGCACCCCCATCACCACCACCCCCAGCACCACCTGGGACCAGAGCCGGATCCAGCCCATCCGCCGCAGGGCGGCAGAGATCAGTTGCAGGTCGAGGCGATCGGCCATGGGGTGGAGCGAGGGCGCCGGAGATGGCCCAAACCTGCCATGGGAGGATGCCTCCGGCGAGGGCCTGGAAGCGCTTGTTGGTGAACCGGCCTTGATTCCTCTGCGCAGCCCCGAGCAAGCCGCACGGCCCACGGCGATCGCCCTTGGCAGTTTTGATGGGCTGCACCAAGGCCACCGGCGGGTGATTGCGTCGGTGGTGGACCGTGCCGCGGCGGCGCAGCTGGTGCCCACGGTGGTGAGTTTTTGGCCCCATCCGCGCGAGGTGCTCTACGGCGAGGCGCGCCTGCGGCTTGATCTACCCGCCGAAAAAATCCACCTGCTGGAGCCTCTTGGCATCGAGCAATTGGTGCTGGTGCCCTTCACACCGGAGCTGGCGGCCCTGAGCCCGGAGCAGTTTGTGCAGCAGGTGCTGGTGCAGCAGCTGCAGGCCCAGCTGGTGGCGGTGGGGGAAAACTTCCGCTTCGGCGCCGGCCGCGCTGGCGATATCCACACGCTGCGGCATTTATGCGCTGAGCGCGGGATTGAGCTGCTGGTGCAACCGATCCTCACCGACAGCACAGGCCGTTTGAGCAGCAGCCGCATCCGCCGGGCGCTCGAGGGTGGAGCGCTCCAGGACGCGGCGGCCCTGCTCGATCGCCCCTATCGCTTTGGCGGGAGGGTGGTACGGGGCCGGGGCCTTGGCCGTGAACTGGGCTGGCCCACCGCCAACCTGCAGGTGGATGGGCGCAAGTTCTTGCCCCAGCAGGGGGTGTATGCCGCCTGGGTGTGGCTGCAGGGCGAACGGCTCCCCGGCGAGCGCCTGGCCGCGGTGATGAACCTCGGGCCCCAGCCCACCGTGGATCCCACCGCTCCATCAGCCGTGGAGGTGCATCTGCTCGGCCGGCGCCTGGAGCTGGAAGGCGCCGAGCTGCTGGTGGAACCGGTGGCGCTGCTGCGTCAGCAGCAGCGGTTCGAGAGCCTCGAAGCGCTGGTGGCGCAGATTGCGTGCGATGCGGCCACCGCTGAGCAGCTGCTGGGCTCAGCCGGCGGGGTAGGCGTTGGCCATGCCCCAGCTGATGAAGGCGGCAATGGCCCCCAGCAGCAGAATCCCTGAGATCAGCACCAGCATTGGGCTGTCGGATCCGCCCTGCGCCATGGCCCCTGTGATGGCATGTGTGCGCACACCCTAAGCAGCCCCTCTCGCCTCAGTTCTGTTCATGACGGCCCCTGCACAACTCCAGCCGGTGTTGCGCCTGCTCGACGCCAACCTCGATCGCGCCCGCGAGGGCCTGCGGGTGGTGGAGGACTGGTGCCGTTTTGGGCTGGATCGTGCCGATCTGGTGGCCCGGCTCAAGGATCTGCGCCAGCGGTTGGGGCTGTTGCATGCCGATCGCTACAAACAGGCGCGGCACACGGCTGGCGATGTGGCGGCCGGGATGGCCCATCCCGCCCAGGCCCAGCGGCAGGAGCCTGCGGCGGTGGTGGCGGCCAACTGCGGCCGGGTGCAGGAAGCGCTGCGGGTGCTGGAGGAATTCGGCCGTGCGGAGGATCCCGCCCTGGCTGCGGAGGCGGCCGCGATCCGCTACGCCCTTTACGACCTGGAGGTGGAGTTGCTGCGGGCTTGCCCGGCGGGTGATCAGCGCCGGGAGCAGCTGCGGCGCAGCCGGTTGTATCTGATCACCAGTCCAGCCCCTCAGCTCGCGGCGGTGGTGGAAGCAGCGCTTGAGGGCGGTGTGCGCCTGGTGCAATACCGCGCCAAGGAGGGCAGCCTGGGCGCGGATGGTGAGCCGATCACCGATGCGGAACGGCTGGCGCAGGCCCAGGCGCTGCGCCAGCTCTGCAGCCGCTTTGGAGCGTTGTTTCTGGTGAACGACCGCATCGATCTGGCCCTGGCGGTGGATGCCGATGGCGTGCATCTGGGGCAAGGCGATCTGGCCCCGGCGTTGGCCCGCCGGCTGCTTGGCCCCGAGAAGTTGATCGGCCGCAGCACCCATGCCCTCAGCCAGCTGCGTCAGGCTGTGGCCGATGGAAGCGATTACGTGGGTGTGGGTCCGGTGAACGCCACCCCCACCAAGCCTGGCCGCGAGCCGGTGGGCCTGGAGTATGTGCGCCAGGCTGTGGCCGAGAGCCCGATTCCCTGTTTTGCTATCGGCGGCCTGGATGCCTCCAATCTGGCGGCGGTGCAGGCGGTGGGTTGCAGCCGCGTGGCTGTGGTGCGGGCGATCACCGCGGCACCGGATCCTGCGGCGGCCAGCCGCGAGCTTCTGGCGCTGCTCGGCTCCGCTGAAGCCGATGGCGGCGCGGATGTTGAACTGGGCCGATGAGCGACTCAACGATCGACGTGCGCCTCAATGGCGATCCGATGCAGTGCCCTGAAGGCCTCTCGCTGCTGCAACTGCTGGAGCTGCGCGGTTACAAACCCCAGCTGGTGGTGGTGGAGTTCAACGGCGAGATTCTGCCCAGGGCGCGCTGGGCTGATCAGCCCGTACGGGAAGCCGATGCCGTGGAAGTGGTCACCATCGTGGGGGGTGGTTCTTAGATTTCAGATCAACTTCTGGGGTTGGTTTTGCCTCAACAGCACTCCACGCCGCTGCTGCGCCGCCTGTTCAGCCGCCTGATGCTTCCCGCGTTGCTCAGTGCGGCCCTGGCGCTAGTGCTGCTGGCCCCTCAGCCTGTGGAGGCCGCCAGTGGCGGCCGCATCGGCGGCGGCAGCTTCCGTTCCGCTCCCATGCCCCGCAGCTATGGCGGCGGTGGATACAGCGGTGGTGGCTACCAGCGCGGCTTCGGTGGCGGCATCGGCTTTCCGTTCATCGTGCCGTTCTTCTTCGGCGGTGGTGGTCTGTTTGGCTTCCTGGTGCTGATGGCGGTGGTGGGCCTGGTGCTCAATGCCTTCCGTGGTGGCGGTGGCGGCGGACAGGCCTTGCCCGCTGGGATGCGCGGCGGTGATCTCGGCAGCTACCAGCCTGACGGCCCCGTGGCGATTGCTCAGCTTCAGGTGGGTCTGTTGGCCTCGGCCCGCGAGCTGCAGCGCGATCTGCGCGGCCTTGCGGCCAGCTCCGATACCAGCAGCAGCAGTGGTTTGCAGCGGGTGCTGCAAGACAGCACCCTGGCGTTGCTGCGTCATCCCGACTTGTGGGTGTATGCCAACGCTGAAGTGGGCCAGGTGCCCTTCCAGGCAGCGGAATCCACGTTTAATCGCCTCTCGATGACCGAGCGCAGCAAGCTCGCCGGCGAGATCACCACCAATGTGGGCGGCTCCCGCGGCGTGGCGTCCTCCGCCAGCGCGGGTGATGCCGATGCCACGAGCGATTACATCGCTGTGACCCTGCTGGTGGCCAGCCGTAGCCGGATCACCCTTAAGCCGGTGAACGGCAGTGAGGATCTGCGCGAGGCGTTGCGGGTGGTGGGCTCGGTGCCTTCCGATCAGCTGTTGGCCCTGGAGGTGATCTGGCAACCCGAGGGCGCCGGTGAGGTGCTGAGCGCCGATGAGCTGATCACCGCCTATCCCGATCTGAAGCATCTTTGAAGCGGCATCTTCGCTTTTTCTGAAGATTTGGCGAATTACAGAAACTCTTCCGCTGGATTCGTGTTGTAAGGCCAGATTGCGGCGGGTCTGATGTTTAGGTTGTTGGCCCGTTCAGTCCGTCTGCGTGTCCGCCTTGGGTCGCCATTCCGAAACCCGTGCCATGAAATGGCAGGCCAATGGCGAATTGGCCGGTAGCGATCTGCATGCCCTGCTCAGCCGCCTGCATCAGGTGGAAACCGAGGAGCGCTCGCGTGAGCTGCAGCAGTGCCTCGGTCGCCGCGCCCAGGAGGGCTGAGGTCGGTTTTCGGGTGCGTCAACAACCCTGAAGCCGATCTGCAGGTTGGCCGTTCTGGGTTGCCTGAGCACGCCGTGCTTTCCACAGTGCGGCTCAGCTGATCGGCCCAGATGGCATCGCGCTCGCTGCATTGGGTGAATAGCCCTGTGTTGCTCGAAGCTCTGGAGCGCTACGAACAGCGCCGTCTGCCTCGCTCCATGCAGCTCTGGGTGGAGGCGATGCTGGAGCTCAAGGCTCCTGCACAGGAGCCATTGCGCGGCCACTGTTGAAGCTGCAGTTGAGGATCCGCAGCGCGGCCATCGCGGCGCCGTAGCCGTTGTCGATGTTCACCACGCTCAGCCCCGGAGCGCAGCTGGCGAGCATCCCGTGCAGGGCCGCCCGCCCGCCGGCGCTCACCCCATAGCCCACGCTCACCGGTACGCCGATCACCGGCTGCGGCACCAGGCCGGCTAGCACGGTGGGCAGGGCTCCTTCCATGCCGGCACAGGCGATCAGCACCTGGGCCTGCTCCAGCCGCTCCAGCTGCCCAAGCAGCCGATGCAAGCCCGCCACGCCCACATCCAGCAGCCGTTCACAGCGCACCCCATGCCAGTGCAGAGCCAGTTGCGCTTCGCTGGCCACCGGCAGATCACTGGTGCCGCCGCTGAGCACCAGCACCTCGCCGAGCTCTGGCCGCGGCGGCGCGGGATCCCCGAGGCTGAGGCAGCGGGCCTCGGGATGAAACTGCAGCTGTTCGCGCAGCGCAGCACCTGAAGCGTTGGCCTCGATCAGCGCCGCCACGGCTTGCGCTTTGGCGGCATCCACGCGAGTGGCCAGCGCCAGTTCCCCCGCGCTCTGCAGCCGCAGCAGGATCGACGCGATCTGCTCGGCGGTTTTGTGTTCGCCCCAGATGGCCTCCACCATGCCGATCCGCTGGCGGCGCTGCAGATCGAGCCGAGCCGTTTCGCTCATGCCGCTGGTTGCAGCTCGCCTTCAAACACCAGCGGGAACGGATTGCCTTGGCGGGTGCCGGTGGCTTGGCGGGCCAACTGCTCGAAGCGCTCCTGCACGGCTTCCACCTCCGCCAGGGGGATGGCCTTCCACTGCTCGCGGTTGGCCCAGCGGATTAGCAAGGTGCCCTCTTCCCGCTCCGCATCCCAGAGCAGATCACGCCCCAGATAGCCCTCTTGCTCAGCCAGCCAGGGCTCCCAGCTGCCCCGCTCGGCTTCCAGCCAGGCTTGACGGGCTTCAGCTGGCACTTTCACGCGAAGGTGCTCCACCACCGCCACTTCAAAGCTGCCGCCAGGCTGTTGCTGCTCAGCGATCGCCACATCGGGATGGCCGGCTAGCAGCATCAGCAAGCAAAGCGCGTGGGCCAAAACCCTAGCCAGCGTGCGCCAGCTCATGGCTTCTGCAGCAGCGCCACCGCCTGGCAGGAGATGCCCTCCTCGCGCCCCTCGGGGCCCAGTTGTTCATTGGTGGTGGCTTTCACCCCCACCTGATCAGGCTCCAGACCCATGCGGGCGGCGATGGCGGCGCGCATCGCGGCGATGTGGGGTTTGAGCTTGGGGCGCTCGGCGATCACCACGGAATCCACGTTGATCACGCTCCAGCCCCGTTCGGCCACCAGCGCCACCACCTGCTCCAGTAGCACCAGGCTGTCGGCCCCCTTCCACTGCGGATCGTCGGGCGGGAAGTATTTACCGATGTCGCCCAGGGAGAGGGCGCCGAGCAGGGCATCCATGATCGCGTGCACCAGCACATCGGCATCGCTGTGGCCATCGAGGCCGAGGCCGGCGGGATGCTCCAGCTGTTGGCCCCCCAGGATCAGCGGCCGGCCCGGCACCAGGCGGTGAATGTCGTAGCCGTTGCCGATTCGGAGCTGCATGGAGAGGTCAGCTGGTGGGTGAATTCAACCCCATCTGATCGTGCACGCAGATCCGGTCGCGGCCCGTGCGCTTGGCTTCATAGAGAGCCTGATCAGCCCGCTCGAGTGCTGCTGCGCTGGTTTCGCCGGGGCGATGCAGGGTGACCCCGAAGCTGAGCGTGATGCTGGTGCGGGCATCTGCGGCTTCGAGCTGAATCTCCGTGGTGCGCAGCCGGCTGCGTAGGGCCTCCAGCCGGGTCACGGCCTGCTCCAGGTTCGACATCGGCAGGAGCAGTAGAAACTCCTCGCCTCCCCAGCGGAACACCGGATCGCTCTCGCGCACACTGGCTTTGATGGCTGCCGCCACCGCTCGAATCACGGCATCGCCAGCGGGATGGCCGTAGGTGTCATTGACCCGTTTGAAGTGGTCGATATCCATCAAGGCGATGGCAAGCCCGGAGTCAGTGCGAGTACCACGGCTGCTCAGATCTTTGAAAATTGCTGCAAAGGCCTGGCGATTCAGCAAGCCGCTGAGATTGTCGGTTTTGGCTGAATGCTCGAGTTGCTCTTGGTCGCGACCGATTGTGAACCGACCCACAATGATCAACAGGCAACCGATCAGCAATGCCGCAACGCTGTTCTGAAGCAGTAGGCGCCGCAAAGCCTGTTCTTCAGCATCTGGCTGTTGAATCACCACCAGCGTCCAGCCGGAGCGGGGAATCTGGATCGCATTCACATAAATTTCACGTCCATCAGCGGCTAGTTTTAAGGTTTGTTTGGGGTGGCTGAGGAGGGTATCGCTGCTCTGGCCGATATCAGGATGTTTTGCCAGATCCCCCGTGCTGCTGTCTGATGCCAGCACAATGCGGCCGGCAGTATTCACAATGAATAGACGTGATCGGTATTGGTTTTGATAATCAGCCAGTTTGCTGCGAAGAAAATCCACATCAATACCCAGGCCGGCAACGCCCAGGAGTTTGCGGTTGTCCCCTTCGATGCGCACATTCACGAAGGCCAGCGTTTTGGTGGGATCAGCTGTGTCGCGATCGATATTGATTTCAATTGGTCTTCCCGACTGGATAAACCGCTGATACCAGGCATCGCTGTTGGAGCTGGGATTGATTGTTTTAATCAGGCCTGAGGGACCGTAGTACCTGTGCGATTGTTCGGATACCAAAAAAGCAGTGGCGGCGCCGGTGTTCCGTTGAATCGAGCGCAGGTAGGAGGCGATTGAGCCTGGCTGTTGGTCGCCGCGAACGAGGAGGTCAACCAGCAGGCTGTTGTCGGCAGTCAGCCTGGAGGCAAGTATGGGCTGGCTGATCAGTCGGTCGATGTTGGCAGCAACAGCATCTGAGGTGAGCGGGAGGATTTCCGTGACCATCTGCCGATCAAACTGTTGGCGTGATCGCAGGTAGGTGAATGCCGAGAGGCTGCCAAGTCCGCTGAGCAACAGTGCGGAGAGCACGACGGCGAAGCGCCGCGAGTGGCTGAGATGGATGTTGATTGAGGCCATCGTCAGCAGTCCTGAGGTCGTTGGTTTAGATCTCGCCGCAACGACTGTAGACATCGATCGGCGTTGTCTTCGAAGGTGGGGCGAACTCTTTGTCGTCTGGGCTTTCTGGGGTGGCTAGATCTGCTGGTTAGCGGATCCGTGAACTCTGGTTATTGTTTAGGATTGGATTCGCGAGCGCAGGTCGCGTGTCTTGAATGATTGCTCAACACCTGCCTTGGAGCCACGACGCGTCGCTTCTTGGGTGCTTAGCCAACGGGAGACGACGCAGATCCGAGCTCTCCCCTGCCTGGGTGGCCCGCCGCAGCGCTCCTTCTCGTTTGATCTTCTGGTCCATCCCTAACTTGCATTCCACTGGATGGATGTAACGATCCAAGGGGCAACGCCATGGTCATGAGCGAGCGCGAGCAGCAACCAGAGTCTTCCCCTGCGATCAGCAGCAAGGGCCAGCTCGTGGTGATTGGGCTGGCTACGGCTTTGCTGCTCACCGCCATCGGTGTGCTCCTGCATGCGCTCACCACCCGCTCCCGCGATGCTGTGGTGGAAGCCGACTTCATTGAGCTGAGCACGCCGATCAGTGGTCGCCTCGCGAGCCTCAAGGGAGAAACGGGCACGGCCGTGAGCCAGGGCGATCCCCTGGCGATGGTGGAGAACCCACGCGCCAGTGAGGCAGAGATCCGCCGCCTTGAAACCGCACTCGATACGGCTGAGGCCGACCAATTGACGATTGAGAAAGAGCTGCTTCAGCAGCGCCGATTGCTGGTGGACTTTGAGCGTGATGCCAAGGGGCAGCATCAGTTGGAGGTGGAGCGCAATCGCAATGAACTCGATCAGCTCCAGGCTGATCTGGCGCGGGAGCGTAAGGAACTGGCGTTCAGCCAGCGGGATCTGAAGCGGCAGGAGGAGCTCTATCGGGCCGGGGCCGTGGCTCAAAATGTGGTCGATCGAGCCCGCACCTCGCTAGAGACCAACCAGGAGCAGGTGCGCTCGCTGGAAGCCCGTATCCGTGCTCAGACCAATCGCGTTCAAGCTGCTGAGCGCAATCTGAATCTCGACCGCACCCGGGGCGGCACTGATCCGTTGCCGCGCCTGCAGGAGACCCGGATTCGCCTGGCTCAGCTCGAGGGCCAGATGGCAGGCCTTGAGCGCAAGGTTAAAGGCCTCAGAGGGCAGCTCAACACAGCGCGATTGCTCTACAAGCAGGAGCGAGACGTATGGATTGACTCCCCGATTCAGGGCGTGATTTGGAAGATCCTGTCTCGTGTTGGCGACACGCTCAAGCCAGATCAGCCCCTGCTGAAGCTTGTGAACTGCCAGCAACGCTGGGTGAATACCACGGTGTCGGAGTCTGACCTGCGACGTCTCCGCATCGGCACCCGCGCCAGAATCGATCTGATTGGTGAAGATCTTGATCTGAGCGGGTCTGTGGATTTGATCCGCTCCGGTGTTGGAAGGATCAGCGGACAGAACGACGACGCCGTGGCTCGACCGATCAACTTGGCCCGGCAGAGTGAGGTGCGGGTTCGAATCGATAGTGATGTACCAGCGCCTCCGAAAAAGCTCTGTTTTGTTGGTTATTCAGCCAGGGTGATCTTCCGGTGAGCACAACCAATCAACGCATTGGTCAGGCGTCTTGGCTGTTTTTGCTGATCGCGCTCACGTTGCTGCTCGGCGCAGTGGTGCTCGCTACCTCCGATGGCACCTGGCTGGATGGTCAACAGTTCAATCCACTCACCTTGCGCCAGCTGCCCGGACCCTTTCAGGCGGATGATCTCTGGAGCGATGTGCTGGCCCCCAGTGTGCTGGCTGGTATCGCCATCCTGGCCACGTTCTGGCTGCCCCGGCGGCCCTGGAGCTATGGATTGGTGCAGAGCGTGATGCTTTTGGTGTCGCTGCGCTACTTCGCCTGGCGCGCCACCACTCTCAACACCGCCCATCCCTTGAGTCTGATTTGCAGCGGCTTGCTGTTTGCTGTTGAACTGCTCTATTTGATCACCAGCGGCCTTCAGCTCTTCCCGTCACTGCAGTTTGCGCCGCACTTGAGTAGCCGACAGGCGGATCAGCTGGAGGGCTGGTTGGAACAACACACCCCCAGTGTGGATATTTGGATCCCCACCTACAACGAGCCCGCGCGCCTGGTTCGGCGCGCCATTCTCAGTTGCCGAAATCTTCGCTACAGCGCAATCACGATCACCGTTCTGGATGACGGCCATCGTCCGGAGATCAGAGCCCTGGCTGAGGATCTTGGGGTCAACTACCTCAGCCGCGACGGTAATGCGCACCGCAAAGCCGGCAATCTGAATCACGCCTTGGCCCACACCAAGGCGGAGTTGATTGCTGTCTTCGACTGCGACTTTGTGCCGTTTTCAGGCTTCCTGGAGCGCACCTTGGGCTTTTTCAGTGACCCTTCAGTAGCGCTTGTGCAAACTCCCCAGCACTACTTCCAGGCTGAGTTCCACAATCGCAATCTGGGGCTCGATGTGGTCATGCCCAGCGATCTTGATTATTTCTTCCGCTATCTCCAAGTGGTCCGTGATCGCTCTAATGCGGTGATCTGTTGCGGCACAAGCTATGTGGTGCGGCGTAGTGCCCTTGAGTCAATTGGGGGCTATGTAACCAGCTGCTTGATTGAGGATCATCAGACCAGTACAAAGCTGCTCACCCGTGGCTGGACGATTCGCTATCTCAATGAAGTGCTGAGCATGGGTGAGGTGCCGCGTAGCTTCGCTGACTTTCTCGATCAGCGGCTTCGCTGGATGCAGGGCAATATTCAGATCTTCTTTCGGCCTAAGGAGCTGCCCATTTGGTCGACCCTCAAGTCGATGCAGCTGTCGTTCTATATCAGTCTCGCGATCAGCTTACTCACGCCGTTCTGGAGACTGGTTTATCTGCTGCTTCCTTTGTGGAGTTTGATTCTGGGCTTCACGTTGATTGCGGCACCGCCGATCGAATATATCTCCTATGGGCTGCCTTTTGTTTTGCTCCTGCATAGCTTGCCGAGCTGGCTCAGCGACTACCACCAGTATCAATTCTGGAATGAGGTGTATGAAACGCTGTTCTGCTTTCCAGGCTTCAAGCGCATGCTCCAGGTGCTGCGCCACCCTTTTATGATCTATGGCGGGATTGTAACGCGTAAGGATTCCGGAGCTTCTCAGCAGAGCTTCAATCTTGGGCTGATCTGGCCGATCGCGCTGTTGCTGGCAACTCTGGCTATAGCGATTCTGTTCCGTTTTGTGATTCCTGTCGCTCTTGGCGATTGGAATGCCTGGCGGCCTACTTATGAGGGCGAATCGTTGATGCTGAGTTGGAACATCTACAACGGCATCGTTTTGGCGGTGACCTTGCTTGCCTGTATTGACCAGCCGATCCGCAGGGCCACCGATCGTTTCCCGATCCGCCGAATCGGCCGTGTGTTGATGGATGGTCGAGAGCTGTGGGGGACCACCGTTGACCTCTCGGAGGAAGGCGCGGCTTTTGCGCTCCAACAAC is part of the Synechococcus sp. HK05 genome and harbors:
- a CDS encoding DUF3611 family protein, translated to MADRLDLQLISAALRRMGWIRLWSQVVLGVVVMGVLLFNNIGGQIAARADKALGLGPGLSLTSLAFVVLLWSIWQSGLIVRCGRALNGPVHPSKGETARLIKRSVLADLVGLTLGTVGYQSLAGSLFVQASMQAGFAFGGAMSTPGGRITNYPITSLEMLSVLSNTQVLFAHVIGLWISIWLLQRIYRPSGS
- the larB gene encoding nickel pincer cofactor biosynthesis protein LarB, which translates into the protein MSETARLDLQRRQRIGMVEAIWGEHKTAEQIASILLRLQSAGELALATRVDAAKAQAVAALIEANASGAALREQLQFHPEARCLSLGDPAPPRPELGEVLVLSGGTSDLPVASEAQLALHWHGVRCERLLDVGVAGLHRLLGQLERLEQAQVLIACAGMEGALPTVLAGLVPQPVIGVPVSVGYGVSAGGRAALHGMLASCAPGLSVVNIDNGYGAAMAALRILNCSFNSGRAMAPVQEP
- a CDS encoding glycosyltransferase, translated to MSTTNQRIGQASWLFLLIALTLLLGAVVLATSDGTWLDGQQFNPLTLRQLPGPFQADDLWSDVLAPSVLAGIAILATFWLPRRPWSYGLVQSVMLLVSLRYFAWRATTLNTAHPLSLICSGLLFAVELLYLITSGLQLFPSLQFAPHLSSRQADQLEGWLEQHTPSVDIWIPTYNEPARLVRRAILSCRNLRYSAITITVLDDGHRPEIRALAEDLGVNYLSRDGNAHRKAGNLNHALAHTKAELIAVFDCDFVPFSGFLERTLGFFSDPSVALVQTPQHYFQAEFHNRNLGLDVVMPSDLDYFFRYLQVVRDRSNAVICCGTSYVVRRSALESIGGYVTSCLIEDHQTSTKLLTRGWTIRYLNEVLSMGEVPRSFADFLDQRLRWMQGNIQIFFRPKELPIWSTLKSMQLSFYISLAISLLTPFWRLVYLLLPLWSLILGFTLIAAPPIEYISYGLPFVLLLHSLPSWLSDYHQYQFWNEVYETLFCFPGFKRMLQVLRHPFMIYGGIVTRKDSGASQQSFNLGLIWPIALLLATLAIAILFRFVIPVALGDWNAWRPTYEGESLMLSWNIYNGIVLAVTLLACIDQPIRRATDRFPIRRIGRVLMDGRELWGTTVDLSEEGAAFALQQPSSDLQLGEVTLELMEPPLRLPARLVRAQGQSLALQFHRNDAVIDAALISLIYDGRHWFHRPRRLHTIDAFLRWIGALIRPDPILKRFSG
- a CDS encoding TIGR03792 family protein — translated: MSWRTLARVLAHALCLLMLLAGHPDVAIAEQQQPGGSFEVAVVEHLRVKVPAEARQAWLEAERGSWEPWLAEQEGYLGRDLLWDAEREEGTLLIRWANREQWKAIPLAEVEAVQERFEQLARQATGTRQGNPFPLVFEGELQPAA
- the ispF gene encoding 2-C-methyl-D-erythritol 2,4-cyclodiphosphate synthase, which produces MQLRIGNGYDIHRLVPGRPLILGGQQLEHPAGLGLDGHSDADVLVHAIMDALLGALSLGDIGKYFPPDDPQWKGADSLVLLEQVVALVAERGWSVINVDSVVIAERPKLKPHIAAMRAAIAARMGLEPDQVGVKATTNEQLGPEGREEGISCQAVALLQKP
- a CDS encoding diguanylate cyclase, with translation MASINIHLSHSRRFAVVLSALLLSGLGSLSAFTYLRSRQQFDRQMVTEILPLTSDAVAANIDRLISQPILASRLTADNSLLVDLLVRGDQQPGSIASYLRSIQRNTGAATAFLVSEQSHRYYGPSGLIKTINPSSNSDAWYQRFIQSGRPIEINIDRDTADPTKTLAFVNVRIEGDNRKLLGVAGLGIDVDFLRSKLADYQNQYRSRLFIVNTAGRIVLASDSSTGDLAKHPDIGQSSDTLLSHPKQTLKLAADGREIYVNAIQIPRSGWTLVVIQQPDAEEQALRRLLLQNSVAALLIGCLLIIVGRFTIGRDQEQLEHSAKTDNLSGLLNRQAFAAIFKDLSSRGTRTDSGLAIALMDIDHFKRVNDTYGHPAGDAVIRAVAAAIKASVRESDPVFRWGGEEFLLLLPMSNLEQAVTRLEALRSRLRTTEIQLEAADARTSITLSFGVTLHRPGETSAAALERADQALYEAKRTGRDRICVHDQMGLNSPTS
- a CDS encoding HlyD family secretion protein → MSEREQQPESSPAISSKGQLVVIGLATALLLTAIGVLLHALTTRSRDAVVEADFIELSTPISGRLASLKGETGTAVSQGDPLAMVENPRASEAEIRRLETALDTAEADQLTIEKELLQQRRLLVDFERDAKGQHQLEVERNRNELDQLQADLARERKELAFSQRDLKRQEELYRAGAVAQNVVDRARTSLETNQEQVRSLEARIRAQTNRVQAAERNLNLDRTRGGTDPLPRLQETRIRLAQLEGQMAGLERKVKGLRGQLNTARLLYKQERDVWIDSPIQGVIWKILSRVGDTLKPDQPLLKLVNCQQRWVNTTVSESDLRRLRIGTRARIDLIGEDLDLSGSVDLIRSGVGRISGQNDDAVARPINLARQSEVRVRIDSDVPAPPKKLCFVGYSARVIFR
- a CDS encoding thiamine phosphate synthase, translating into MTAPAQLQPVLRLLDANLDRAREGLRVVEDWCRFGLDRADLVARLKDLRQRLGLLHADRYKQARHTAGDVAAGMAHPAQAQRQEPAAVVAANCGRVQEALRVLEEFGRAEDPALAAEAAAIRYALYDLEVELLRACPAGDQRREQLRRSRLYLITSPAPQLAAVVEAALEGGVRLVQYRAKEGSLGADGEPITDAERLAQAQALRQLCSRFGALFLVNDRIDLALAVDADGVHLGQGDLAPALARRLLGPEKLIGRSTHALSQLRQAVADGSDYVGVGPVNATPTKPGREPVGLEYVRQAVAESPIPCFAIGGLDASNLAAVQAVGCSRVAVVRAITAAPDPAAASRELLALLGSAEADGGADVELGR
- a CDS encoding DUF1517 domain-containing protein produces the protein MLPALLSAALALVLLAPQPVEAASGGRIGGGSFRSAPMPRSYGGGGYSGGGYQRGFGGGIGFPFIVPFFFGGGGLFGFLVLMAVVGLVLNAFRGGGGGGQALPAGMRGGDLGSYQPDGPVAIAQLQVGLLASARELQRDLRGLAASSDTSSSSGLQRVLQDSTLALLRHPDLWVYANAEVGQVPFQAAESTFNRLSMTERSKLAGEITTNVGGSRGVASSASAGDADATSDYIAVTLLVASRSRITLKPVNGSEDLREALRVVGSVPSDQLLALEVIWQPEGAGEVLSADELITAYPDLKHL
- the thiS gene encoding sulfur carrier protein ThiS, which produces MSDSTIDVRLNGDPMQCPEGLSLLQLLELRGYKPQLVVVEFNGEILPRARWADQPVREADAVEVVTIVGGGS
- a CDS encoding bifunctional riboflavin kinase/FAD synthetase, translating into MIPLRSPEQAARPTAIALGSFDGLHQGHRRVIASVVDRAAAAQLVPTVVSFWPHPREVLYGEARLRLDLPAEKIHLLEPLGIEQLVLVPFTPELAALSPEQFVQQVLVQQLQAQLVAVGENFRFGAGRAGDIHTLRHLCAERGIELLVQPILTDSTGRLSSSRIRRALEGGALQDAAALLDRPYRFGGRVVRGRGLGRELGWPTANLQVDGRKFLPQQGVYAAWVWLQGERLPGERLAAVMNLGPQPTVDPTAPSAVEVHLLGRRLELEGAELLVEPVALLRQQQRFESLEALVAQIACDAATAEQLLGSAGGVGVGHAPADEGGNGPQQQNP